GAATTACAGGGAATTATTCAGACTTATGGCCACGATGGCCATAAGTCAGCATTCTCAGGATGGACCCACTTCCACTCCACCTCTCACAGCCAGCAGATTACGAAAACAAGCAAGCCTGCCCCGCCATTCAACCCCCAGAACCTAAAAAAACCTTTGCGACAATACACTAGAGTTTTATTGACAACACATGATCCTAAAAAATAGCCTATTCTTCAAACACACTCGGAGGTGCAAATGTTCAAATTATTAGTTATTTGTCTTGTGATATCTTGCTCTATGGCCATGGCTCAAGATTTTCCATTGAAAGGAAACTATACCTGTCAAATAAATCATCTTGATGAGAATCAACGGCTCATTTCAAGTTACCAAAAAACTGTTCCTCTCAAATTTGATGGAGAAGATACGTATTGGTATGGCCACATGGAGATCAAAGAGTTTGGAATAGAAGCAGAATACTATCATACCCAAGGAGGCGGCACGAACCCTCCACAATATTCAGGTTTTATGAAAATCCAAAGCAAAGATTCTGTGTCTGGAAAGGTCAGCATTTCTTCTGCTACAGTCTCTATTCGGTCACCTTTGTATCATCAAATACCTGTGCCGGAATTCAAAATAGAAGAAAGACCTGTCACATATGTAAATATAGGTTGCAACTTTGAAGACTAGATCCAAAAAGAAAACCCCATTAGTATATGGGGTTAATTTTTTATCTAAACTTTGATTTGAATTTAAGAACGAAATCCTACAAATTAAACGGAGCGCTCACTGAGATGAATAAACCTTTTTGTTCATACTTATTAGATATACTCGCGCCATCTGATTCATCGTATTCATTTAAGATGTATTCTAAGTTAAATGAAAGTGGAAGAACTGGAAGTTTAAATCCAAGACCCGCCTTCATCCCTGCTCCCTCTAGCTTCGATCCACCGTCAAACTCTAACTCAGCTGCAAAATTATATCCTGCCCAGACTCTAATAATTGGAAGTGCCGCACCTACAACCAAACCCATTGCTGTGTAGTCTGCGTCTGTTTTCGTAGTACCATCGTCAGTCTCCACTCCTGCCATAGAATAATCAAAGGCAATAAATACTAGGGGTAACGTCCAACCAATTCTTCCACCGAAACCTAACCCAGTAATATCGTCATCCGCAAAACCCGACAACTCACCTTTTGCGATATGGTATCCAACGTACGGTTCCAACAAAATTCCTGCCGATGCATGAGTTGCTCCGAATATAGACAAAATCAATATTAGCTTTTTCATTATTCTCTCCGATTAAAAATCCCTCGTCTCATCCATGAGACAGCAGGGAAAACTTTTGTTAAAGTAACGCTTACATTATTAGTTATAAAGACAATGCAGAACGCAGGGTATGAAGAGTTTGAGCGTCACTTGAAATCCTGACTGAAGTCTAGTCTGTTCAAACATTAAACTTCGACGCAATCAGAAGTTGTGTTTTATTTCTTGGATATGTCTTGCTTATTTGACGAATGGTCTACAACAAAATACAATGAGTACACACTGGAGGAGATTTATGAAACTTAAAGTTCTAATTGTTTGCGGGTTGATGTCAATTGTTGGTGGATGCGCAAGCTTTGATGATGGTTTATATGACGCCGGCGATGTTTTAAGTGGAGACTTTAGATCTTTAGGAAGTTCTAAACCTGCAACTCTAGCAGAGATCTGCAATGACTTTATTTCAAACCAAATTACTGGAAAGAAAAAATGGGAATCTCAAATGCTCGCGATCAACGGCATTATCACTGACGTTTCAAAAACCAGTGGTGGTAAAGAAAAAATTGGAGTTAGCTTTCGTGACGTAAAAAAGAATAACCATTTTGGAGTTGCTTACACCCGAAACGCTCAGATGGTTGACGAAAGCAAAGTCGAGAACTTTAAAAATGGCGATATAATAAAAGTGATAGCTGTTTTGGAAGCGGATTCACTTTCAAGAATGGGAAATCGCTGCTCGTTTCGCTTTGAAAAAGCCCGCTTTCAGCCGGTAAAACAAAAAGCTAAAAAATAGGACCGCTCCTCTCAACAAGAATTTTCACAGTTTGATATAATAGTTGAAAATTAGCCCATATCCCATTAGATAAGAGATCAGTTTAGTGGGGTATCTTGCTTAAAATATATATTATTTTTATTTTGATCTTATTCATGAGCTCAGCAAATGCTAGAACGTGCCGAAGTATTTTTGCCGTCGAACACAAAACATTTCAAAAAAATTCAGTCCAAAGTAATCTGCACACAAAACTAGAAACTGTTTCCAACTCAAAGGGCAATGTTCTCTTAATTCATGGACTAGGGGATGATCTAACACATCTCAACAAGCTTAGCGCTGATTTTAGAAAAGCGGGCTACTCTGTTTTAAGAGTCGACCTTCATGGACACGGAAAGACTTTAGAGGATTTTACAAAAAACGAAAAACATTTACCTACTCTTTTACCTTACGAAAATAATGTCATAGACCTTACTCAAATACTAAAGGATCTTGATTTCCAAAATCCAATCATTGTCGGTCACTCCTACGGCGGAGCAATTGCCCATGCATTGGCAAATAATCTTCAAGGTCACAAGTCCTTTCGCCCTACTCACCTCGTAATGCTTGCGCCTTACTTGAGACGCCTTGATTACTCTTATTTAACGGGAAACCCACTCATCGATGCGCAAACAGAATACATGGGCGAACAATATATGAGAAATTCATATCGTGAATATTTTGAATCACAAAAAAGAAAAAACGTAGACCTTCTTGTGAATGCAGCAATCGCAACTACAAAAGGAATTCGCTCTTTCAATTTGTTGAGCGCTGGAAAAAAAGCTTCTCTTGATTTTCAGATTCCACTTCTTGTCATTGCTGGAACAAAAGACGAATTGGTGAAGCAAGATCAGATTGATAATTTCCACAATAAACTTCAGAATGAAGGCTACGATCACAAGATTATCACTCTAGAAGGTGACCACTTCTTCCCCCGCACACTCTCAAAAGAGACATTTAAAGTCATTATAGGCGAACTAGATCGACGGTGAAGCATTTGAGCTTTACACTTTTCATATAAACTTCAATTTCCATTAACTTGTATCTATTTTTCCGAATAAGTGGTCTAATATTGCTTCCATAGTCGTTCTGTTCAGTTAGTTCATTAGGTTCTCTTTTGTGCTCTGCGGATGACCCCTAACGCTTTTCAAGGAGGCACAAAATGGGAAAAAAAATATACGTAGGAAATTTATCTTACAGTGTTGAATCAAATCAACTTACAGAAGTTTTCGGAAAATTCGGAACTGTTGAGTCTGCAAAAGTAATCACGGATCGTGATTCTGGTAGAAGCAAAGGTTTTGCATTTATCGAAATGTCTGAAGATGCAGATATGCAAGGTGCAATCGACAGCTTAAACGGTTCAGATTTATCTGGTCGTGCAATGACTGTTTCAGAAGCAAAGCCACAAGAGCCGCGCAATAACAACAGTGGTGGCGGAAACTTCCGTAACCAACGTCGTTACTAGTCTGAATATTTAGAAATTTATTTCTGATTAAAGAAGCCGACTCTAGGGTCGGTTTTTTTGTGTCCAAACTTTCTAACCAAGGAATATAAAATGAGTGGTCGTTGTCCAAACATGAATCATGGTCGCATGAATCCTCCCGTGAAATTTTGTCCTTCTTGCGGAGAATCTATCAATGCTCAGGCACAAAGACCTAAATGTGATGAATTCAAACACAAAGCTCAAAGAAAAGGCCGAAGCGCCTTCTGCCAAGACTGCGGCAAAAAATTAATGTAGGCAGGAAAAATTCCTTGCCTCTAAATTCTTCTCAAGACATCCTTATTGGATGAAAAAACTATTCTTTATATTTTTATTATTAGATGCCACTTCAACTTACGCAGTCGATAGACACGTTGTCGTTATGGGTAATTGTCTCAAGATGGTAACACCTGATCGTGGCAGCGTAGAATTCTACGCCGAATCTTTAAATAACGATTCGGATAAAGCTCTAAAAGATGCAACCAAAACATTTGAGAATGCTCGTGATCAAGTTAAGAAATTAAACCTTAAAAATTTAGAGCTCTCGACTTTGGAAAATTCTGTGCAACCCGAAAATACCTGGGAAAATAACAAGACTGTCTTCAAAGGTTACAGAGCTCGTATTGGTTTAAGAGTTTACACTTCAGATCTCGGAAGACTCAGCGAAGTGACTTCAAAAGTTTCTAAATCTGGAATCAAAAATATCGGTGGACTGCAAACAGACATCTCTCCCGCTAAACTCAAAGAAGAACAAGAATCTTGTTTAGCTATTGCTATTGAGAACGCTAAATCCAAAGCTGAAAAAATGGCCAAGGCCGCATCAGCAAAAATTGGCAAAGTTATTTCTATAGAAGAAGGTGGCTCCGAGGGAGCTCCTCCCCCAAGACCGATGTATGCAAAAGGCGCTATGAGAACAGAAGCTGATATCGCTACTATTGATACGAAGGATGAGACGATTTCTACGAATGTGAGAGTCTCTTTTGAATTGAACTGATAAAAATAAAAATTGTCACAAAAAGTGTGAACCAAAACGTAACATGGGGACCAATGAGGATCTTAAGCATAATTTTAACTATTTTTATGGCAGTGAATGTTGCGGCTTGGGCTTCAACATCCTTGTGTAATTTAGA
The nucleotide sequence above comes from Bdellovibrionota bacterium. Encoded proteins:
- a CDS encoding alpha/beta hydrolase yields the protein MSSANARTCRSIFAVEHKTFQKNSVQSNLHTKLETVSNSKGNVLLIHGLGDDLTHLNKLSADFRKAGYSVLRVDLHGHGKTLEDFTKNEKHLPTLLPYENNVIDLTQILKDLDFQNPIIVGHSYGGAIAHALANNLQGHKSFRPTHLVMLAPYLRRLDYSYLTGNPLIDAQTEYMGEQYMRNSYREYFESQKRKNVDLLVNAAIATTKGIRSFNLLSAGKKASLDFQIPLLVIAGTKDELVKQDQIDNFHNKLQNEGYDHKIITLEGDHFFPRTLSKETFKVIIGELDRR
- a CDS encoding RNA-binding protein, whose amino-acid sequence is MGKKIYVGNLSYSVESNQLTEVFGKFGTVESAKVITDRDSGRSKGFAFIEMSEDADMQGAIDSLNGSDLSGRAMTVSEAKPQEPRNNNSGGGNFRNQRRY
- a CDS encoding SIMPL domain-containing protein is translated as MKKLFFIFLLLDATSTYAVDRHVVVMGNCLKMVTPDRGSVEFYAESLNNDSDKALKDATKTFENARDQVKKLNLKNLELSTLENSVQPENTWENNKTVFKGYRARIGLRVYTSDLGRLSEVTSKVSKSGIKNIGGLQTDISPAKLKEEQESCLAIAIENAKSKAEKMAKAASAKIGKVISIEEGGSEGAPPPRPMYAKGAMRTEADIATIDTKDETISTNVRVSFELN